CCTGCGCCACGGCGACGTGATCCAGATCGGCAAGGCCGTGCTGGAGTTCCGCGTGCTGAGCGCCACCACCGCGCCGACGGTGGTGACCCCCGCAGCGGCGCCGGCGCGACCCACGCCGCCTCCGGCGCCCGCCGTGCGGCCCACGCCGCCGCCGGCGCCGGCCCCGCCGCCTGCGCGGCCCGCGGCCGGCCCCACCCCGCCAGCACGGCCCGCGGCCGGCCCGCCGGCCCCGCCGGCGTCTCCTGCACCCAGCCCTGCGCCGCGCCCTCCTGCGCAAACGCCGCGGCCCCAACTGAAGCCCAAGGACGAGCCCGTGGATGAGGACATCCGCGGCCTGTTCGAGTTCCTCGACAAGATGGACCACCCAGACAAGGCGAATCAGGCAGACACCCCGGCCGCGGGTCCCGGGGAACTGCCCGGGCGCGCGGCCGGAGTCCCCACGCCGCGCCCAGCCCCTCCGCCGGCCGCCCCGGGCGCGCCGCCGAAGCAGGGCGGGGGTCCCCCCCCGTTCTCGTTCG
Above is a window of Planctomycetota bacterium DNA encoding:
- a CDS encoding FHA domain-containing protein, which translates into the protein MKATLLAKGGLTDQGEYALEEGKAYLVGRSREANVIVKDKLASRNHCKISSTAPEEWTVADLGSSNGTYVNRQRITTRALRHGDVIQIGKAVLEFRVLSATTAPTVVTPAAAPARPTPPPAPAVRPTPPPAPAPPPARPAAGPTPPARPAAGPPAPPASPAPSPAPRPPAQTPRPQLKPKDEPVDEDIRGLFEFLDKMDHPDKANQADTPAAGPGELPGRAAGVPTPRPAPPPAAPGAPPKQGGGPPPFSFVEEKPAASPLPPRHEPPPAPPPAPPPPPAEEQGGLLAFLRKKKQQP